Sequence from the Polypterus senegalus isolate Bchr_013 chromosome 3, ASM1683550v1, whole genome shotgun sequence genome:
TGTAtgatagatggacagatggatgtgaCAGGCACTACATGTGATAAACGTTGACAGATTTTTCCTTCAGGCCCCCCTCTGCCTGACCTCCCACTGCCGCCCCCCATCCCCCAGCTCCTTACCTGATCTTtaggttttttaatttatttattttttcttccccaAACACAGGTCCATTGCCAAATCCTACATGAGGAACTCAGTAGGTTGCATCCTGGTGTTTGACCTCTCCCAGCGGCACACATTTGAGCGGGTgcgggactggcacaaagaagtGACGGAGTACGTCAAGCCCTGCACGATGGTCTTCATGCTGGTCGGCCACAAGAGTGACCTGCGGGAAAACATCGAGGTGAGCCGGGAGGAAGCTGAAGGTCTGGTGAAGGAGCTACATATGGCAGGCTACACTGAAGCCTCAGCGAAGGAGAACCTCAACGTGGAGCTCGCCTTCGAGGGCCTCACCAGAGAGATCTACCGGCTGTTTATGGCTGGCAAGATCCCAGTGAGGAATGGCTGGTATGGCTTGACTGTGGGAACCCCGCTGCGTTTGGAGGAGCCAATAACTCAGCGGTCGAGGTGCTCTTGTTAGCTGCAGTGCAGGGTTTTGTGTATTCTTTGGGATGAGGAGGTGCAAATACGTCTCCAGAAGCGATCACCTTTTAGCAGGTAGGAGCTGGAGAGTGGAGCACCACTGCATGTTCCTGCATTAGTGCCTGGACCTTCCTCTCCTGCCCGTTTGACCCAGAATGAGGTCTACAGGCTCGGCCTTACTGCTGTACTCTTGTTGTTTGAAGATACTTGTAATTAAAAGATCAGCCACCGGGAGTGCTGTTCAGATCTGAATGTTGTAACAGCCAATCATATTGCACATTAAGAGACAGGGGTGGAGTCAGCAAAGTCCAGTGTATCAGTGCCACCCAAAATGTAAAGTCAGAATAACTCTTAGTGCCACCCAGTGGCAGGACCCCCAATACAGGCAGCCTTTGCTTACTCAGCAAAATGCATCTGGCAGTCAATTCTGACTATGACGCTGTATGTGCCATATATttatgacagaaaaaataaaaagatacatttttttaatttcctgctatttgtttgttttgcagatgAATCACAAGACATTAAATCTCACAGCTCGATTTGGTAGAACGAATGGGAAACGTCCCCTCTAACAAACCTTTCAGGGCCTCCTAATGGAAAATTTCTTCTCCAAGGATTAACATTGTTTTCCAAAGATAGGGAGATAGATAGGAAGGGCACTGTGTagtagacagatgtgaaaggtgctatataagatagatagaaagatatgaaaggcactataggatagatagatgtgaaaggcactataggatagatagtagacagatagatatgaaacatacaatattatagatagatagatagatagatagatagatagataggagttaGGTCCATAACTATTTGGACAGAGAACTTTGTTCtcattttgtttctgtacattaccacaatgaatttgaaatgaaaaaactccgatgcagttgaagtgcagactttcagctttaattcagtgggttgaacaaaacgatttcataaaaatgtgaggcaactaaagtattttttgaacacaatcccttcatttcaggggctcaaaagtaattggacaaattaaataactggaaataaaatgttcatttctaatacttggttgaaaaccctttgctggcaatgccagcctgaagtcttgaactcctggacatcaccagatgctgggtttcctcctttttaatgctcagccaggcctttactttcagttgctgtttgtttgtcggcctttctgtctgaagtttagtcttcaacgaGTGAAaagcctgctcagttgggtgaagatcaggtgactgacttggccattcaagaattttccacttctttgctttaataaactcctgggttgctttggctgtatgttttgggtcattgtccatctgtatcatgaaaccccgccgcccaatcaatttgacgtcatttagctggatttgagcagacagtatgtctctgaacacctcagaattcattcagctgcttctgtcctgtgtcacctcatcaataaacacgagtgtcccagtgccactggcagccatgcacgcccaagctatcacactgcctgactccaccgtgttttacagatgatgtgctatgctttggataatgagctgttccacgccttctccatacttttttcttgccatcattctggtagaggttgatcttggtttcatctgtccaaagaatgtttttccagaactgtgctggcttttttagatgttctttagcaaagtccaatctagcctttctattcttgaggcttatgagtggctggcaccttgcagtgcaccctctgtatttactgtcatgcagtcttctctttatggtagacttgattatcgatacgccgaccaagtcctggagagtgttgttcacttggtgggctgttgtgaaggggtttctcttcaccatggaaatgattctgcgatcatccaccactgttgtctccatggacgtccaggtctttttgcgttgctgagttcaccagtgcttgctttctttctcagatgtaccaaactgtagattttgccactcgtaatattgtagcaatttctcagatgggatttttctgttttcgtagcttaaggacggcttctttcacctgcatggagagctcctttgaccgcatgttgtctgttcacagcaaaatcttccacatgcaagcaccacacctcaaatcaactccaggccttttatctgcttaactgataagacataatgacggacttgaacacacctgccatgaagtagcctttgagtcaattgtccaattacttttgagcccctgaaatgaagggattgtgttcaaaaaatgctttagttgcctcacatttttatgcaatcgttttgttcaacccgctgaattaaagctgaaagtctgcacttcaactgcatcggagttgtttcatttaaaattcattgtggtaatgaacagaaccaaaatgagaaaaaagttgtctctgtccaaatatttatggacctaactctagatagatagatagatagatagatagatagatagatagatagatagatgtgaaaggcactatataatagatagatagatgtgaaaggcactatataatagatagatagatagatagatagatagatagatagatagatagatagatagatagatagatagataga
This genomic interval carries:
- the LOC120526923 gene encoding ras-related protein Rab-39A, which codes for MELSWNFRFGVVILGDSFVGKSSLLKRYTDGTFDESRQSPLGIDFKVRFLDFDPGVLIKLLLWDTAGQERFRSIAKSYMRNSVGCILVFDLSQRHTFERVRDWHKEVTEYVKPCTMVFMLVGHKSDLRENIEVSREEAEGLVKELHMAGYTEASAKENLNVELAFEGLTREIYRLFMAGKIPVRNGWYGLTVGTPLRLEEPITQRSRCSC